In Paenibacillus sp. FSL M7-0420, a single genomic region encodes these proteins:
- a CDS encoding acyltransferase domain-containing protein: MHSEIVFMFSGQGSQYNKMGLELIGKQPVFRQSMERLDRIVHRLTGKSVIEELYMNTRSKGASFENIVYSHPAIFMVQYALAETLEAEGITPRYTLGVSLGEYVALAVAKVLTPEQVLELIVTQVRLLEDTCDNGAMIAVLDHVQLYHRNAELNTRSELIAVNFDKHFTIACRSGHTGEIQQFLRAQGVASLKLPVNYAFHSAFIDELEKPYRTYMQKIDYKTPAPGVTLVSAMTGENVQTVDESFLWDVVRKPMNFRTALEGLTAGGPRLLLDLSPSGTLENFSKYILGKPLAHMVRSVITPMASELKKLNEIVNATLEV; this comes from the coding sequence ATGCACAGCGAAATCGTATTTATGTTCTCCGGGCAAGGCTCGCAATATAATAAAATGGGGCTTGAATTGATCGGGAAGCAGCCGGTATTCCGGCAATCGATGGAACGCCTGGACCGGATTGTTCATCGGCTGACCGGCAAGAGCGTGATTGAAGAGCTGTATATGAACACACGGAGTAAGGGCGCCAGCTTCGAAAATATTGTCTATTCCCATCCTGCTATCTTCATGGTGCAATACGCGCTCGCGGAGACTCTGGAAGCTGAAGGAATAACCCCACGCTACACGCTGGGAGTCAGTCTCGGGGAGTATGTTGCGCTGGCGGTGGCTAAGGTGCTGACGCCTGAACAGGTGCTGGAGCTGATTGTGACGCAAGTACGGCTGCTAGAGGATACCTGCGACAACGGCGCGATGATTGCTGTTCTGGATCATGTGCAGCTCTATCACCGGAACGCCGAGCTGAACACCCGCTCCGAGCTGATCGCTGTGAATTTCGACAAGCACTTCACCATCGCCTGCAGAAGCGGGCATACTGGCGAAATCCAGCAGTTCCTCAGAGCACAGGGTGTAGCCAGTCTGAAGCTGCCTGTGAACTACGCCTTCCATTCCGCATTCATCGATGAACTGGAGAAGCCTTACCGTACATATATGCAAAAGATCGATTACAAGACACCTGCTCCGGGAGTGACACTGGTATCGGCCATGACCGGGGAAAATGTGCAGACGGTGGATGAATCCTTCCTGTGGGATGTGGTGAGGAAGCCGATGAATTTCCGCACAGCCCTGGAGGGTCTGACTGCCGGCGGGCCGCGGCTGCTGCTCGATCTGAGCCCGTCGGGTACCCTGGAGAACTTCAGCAAGTATATTCTCGGCAAGCCCCTGGCCCATATGGTCCGCTCAGTGATTACGCCGATGGCCAGCGAGCTGAAGAAGCTGAATGAGATTGTGAATGCTACCTTAGAAGTCTGA
- a CDS encoding cache domain-containing sensor histidine kinase, with amino-acid sequence MPFLFSGSMPLRRKILLSNLLIVLLALVIFMVSIQRIVFNQTLERTTASSQQEVRLVKQSMETVFQSVQNFTKFVLINQDTQKLLSSDTGAGNDVAALKSIYNTLAAMLVTEPNIDSVIIESLSGNLYYTSNLTGVTRESLGIYPKSEIDAARGGAVWADSLTPDFLSGMKHKNMISVGRVIKSMEKGTPLGYIYVNIDERTLARLYHNEQNPQSATLVINRDGRIISANEATRVNQPVPEASLTDWVKSVSQGARTQEVAGDRYLVSMQSLTPYDWKLVQLVTISELTYGYWKIALLLAGFSLISILSAVLLSILFARRLTRPLSQLSEVIVEVGSGNLERRAAADSEDEVGRLGATFNEMVERIQGLMVQVETEERTKRMLELRLLYSQIKPHFLYNTLDTIRAMAVMSGAKDISKMLKALGEFYRISLSNGQELITVAQEQKHLESYLYIQQIRFPKLNYRIGFEPGLESCLVPTMLLQPLVENAIHHGIRGMADGGWCEITCEAETTNGQSLLCFTVRDNGKGISEEQKRMIWSGHDNAERYSFGLRNIQDRIRLRFGGAYGISLTSEPGQGVEVKLRLPLLMQTNEQEEGTVRL; translated from the coding sequence ATGCCCTTTCTATTCAGCGGAAGTATGCCGCTGCGGCGGAAGATTCTGCTAAGCAACCTCCTGATTGTCCTGCTGGCACTGGTGATTTTCATGGTCAGCATTCAGCGGATTGTCTTCAATCAGACCCTGGAGAGAACCACGGCAAGCTCACAGCAGGAAGTGAGGCTGGTCAAGCAGTCAATGGAGACGGTGTTCCAGTCGGTCCAGAATTTCACCAAGTTCGTGCTGATCAATCAGGACACCCAGAAGCTGCTCAGCAGCGATACCGGTGCCGGCAATGATGTTGCTGCACTGAAGTCGATCTACAATACACTGGCTGCAATGCTGGTGACTGAGCCGAATATTGATTCCGTAATTATAGAATCCTTGAGCGGCAATCTCTATTACACCTCCAATCTGACCGGCGTGACCCGGGAGAGTCTGGGAATCTATCCCAAATCGGAGATCGATGCAGCCAGAGGCGGGGCGGTCTGGGCGGATTCGCTTACGCCTGACTTTCTGTCCGGGATGAAGCATAAGAATATGATCAGTGTGGGCAGGGTCATTAAGAGTATGGAGAAGGGGACCCCGCTTGGCTATATCTATGTCAACATTGACGAGCGGACGCTTGCCCGCCTCTATCATAATGAACAGAACCCGCAGAGCGCTACGCTGGTCATTAACCGGGATGGAAGAATCATCTCTGCGAATGAAGCCACAAGGGTGAACCAGCCGGTCCCGGAGGCATCCCTCACGGATTGGGTCAAGTCAGTCTCACAAGGGGCCCGGACCCAGGAGGTCGCCGGAGACCGTTATTTAGTATCCATGCAGAGTCTCACTCCCTATGACTGGAAGCTAGTCCAGCTGGTGACGATATCGGAGCTAACCTACGGGTACTGGAAAATCGCTCTGCTGCTGGCCGGGTTCAGCCTGATCAGCATCCTGTCGGCCGTGCTTCTGTCTATTCTGTTCGCCCGCCGGCTGACCCGGCCGCTCAGCCAGCTTAGCGAGGTAATTGTCGAAGTGGGCAGCGGGAATCTGGAGCGGCGCGCCGCCGCCGATTCTGAGGATGAGGTCGGGCGGCTCGGAGCTACCTTCAATGAAATGGTGGAGCGCATCCAGGGCTTGATGGTCCAGGTGGAGACGGAAGAGAGGACCAAACGGATGCTGGAGCTGCGGCTGCTCTATTCGCAGATCAAGCCGCATTTCCTGTACAATACACTGGATACGATCCGTGCAATGGCGGTGATGTCGGGGGCGAAGGACATAAGCAAGATGCTGAAGGCGCTGGGTGAGTTCTACCGGATATCACTTAGCAACGGACAGGAGCTCATTACCGTGGCCCAGGAGCAGAAGCATCTGGAGAGCTACCTGTATATTCAGCAGATCCGTTTTCCTAAGCTGAACTACCGGATAGGGTTCGAGCCGGGGCTGGAGTCCTGCCTGGTGCCGACCATGCTGCTTCAGCCACTGGTCGAGAATGCGATCCACCATGGCATTAGAGGGATGGCGGACGGAGGCTGGTGTGAAATTACCTGCGAAGCGGAAACCACGAATGGACAGAGCCTGCTCTGCTTCACCGTACGCGACAACGGCAAAGGCATAAGCGAAGAGCAGAAGCGGATGATCTGGTCGGGGCATGACAATGCGGAGAGGTACAGCTTCGGACTCCGAAATATTCAAGACCGCATCCGCCTGCGGTTCGGCGGGGCCTATGGAATCTCTCTGACCTCTGAGCCAGGCCAGGGCGTAGAAGTGAAGCTGCGCTTGCCACTGCTTATGCAGACGAACGAACAGGAAGAGGGGACAGTCAGACTATGA
- a CDS encoding response regulator transcription factor, producing the protein MSTAPVARVLIVDDEYYFRQLLIRLVDWEAAGFEVAAEADDGTAALQIIGEQPIDLIITDIEMPNMNGLEFIGEVRKLNSAAKLIFITSYDNFSYAQQAISLGADHYLLKPVDEDAVEQALRTIRTQLTEKWEAERYINRLRIKAGDVQESQAGDARTPKRQSSGTALIGKTIAYVTAHYAEDTLSLQSTASALFVNPSYLSHAFKKETGESFVEYVTNVRLGEAMKLLSQGASGEEAPAPKIATIARQVGYKDPFYFSKCFKKRYGMTPNTVYGGSYSDT; encoded by the coding sequence ATGAGTACAGCACCGGTAGCCCGCGTCCTGATTGTGGATGACGAATATTATTTCAGGCAGCTCCTGATCCGTCTGGTGGACTGGGAGGCCGCCGGGTTCGAGGTCGCCGCAGAAGCGGATGACGGCACGGCCGCATTGCAGATCATCGGGGAGCAGCCAATCGATCTCATCATTACGGATATTGAGATGCCGAATATGAACGGGCTTGAATTCATTGGGGAAGTCCGTAAGCTGAATTCGGCAGCCAAGCTGATTTTTATCACCAGCTACGATAATTTCTCTTATGCCCAGCAGGCCATTTCGCTTGGAGCGGACCATTATCTGCTGAAGCCCGTCGATGAGGATGCTGTCGAACAGGCCCTCCGCACGATCCGGACGCAGCTGACGGAGAAGTGGGAGGCAGAGCGCTACATCAACCGGCTCAGAATCAAAGCCGGGGATGTGCAGGAGTCGCAGGCAGGCGATGCCCGTACGCCGAAGCGGCAGAGCAGCGGCACGGCCTTAATCGGCAAGACCATTGCCTATGTGACGGCGCATTATGCCGAGGATACATTGTCACTCCAGAGTACGGCCAGCGCCCTGTTTGTGAATCCTAGCTATTTAAGCCATGCGTTCAAGAAGGAGACCGGCGAGTCTTTTGTAGAATATGTGACGAACGTCCGTCTTGGCGAGGCCATGAAGCTGCTCAGCCAGGGGGCCTCCGGGGAGGAAGCCCCGGCACCCAAGATTGCGACGATTGCCCGGCAGGTGGGCTATAAAGACCCGTTCTATTTCAGCAAATGCTTCAAGAAACGCTACGGAATGACTCCGAATACCGTATACGGCGGTTCCTATTCGGATACTTAA
- a CDS encoding ABC transporter substrate-binding protein, protein MFGKKLGVVAASIALSSVVLSACGGANGNEGATQNQDAKAAEGKESVSLWMFDADPMYQAAAEATAAEVGVDLNYEYIQDETYKTKISVALAANELPDVFQQHAGKSYRTPVLQSKTVAPLNDTLDSTGLGAKFLDNQLVKEEDGNIYSVPSNISTTLVFYYNKKLMSDLGATPPATWDDLQALVSKADDKGIIPIALGGKERWQGDLLYNLLVARQDVNVFDNAIKGDAKFTDAPFVDAAKQVATLVSSNAFQKGFLGSAYLDAQELFKNDKALIWIDGSFNFGALSKAMGDNLGYIAFPKTGAEDVYSATIGFQNSAAPYSLFVNNSSKHLDKAKEFAIKLSLKLNDEFVRKGLPGYAASEVKSESQNEQLSAYATDISKTAKTQAMWFGLLSADTGQEYRDMTQQLYGGNLTPEEYTAQLETLLRSAE, encoded by the coding sequence ATGTTCGGAAAAAAGCTTGGGGTAGTTGCAGCATCCATCGCGCTTAGCAGTGTAGTGCTTAGTGCTTGCGGAGGAGCTAACGGTAACGAAGGGGCAACTCAGAATCAGGATGCGAAAGCGGCGGAAGGCAAGGAATCTGTCTCCTTATGGATGTTCGATGCAGATCCGATGTATCAGGCTGCTGCCGAGGCTACCGCAGCGGAAGTCGGCGTGGATTTGAATTATGAGTACATACAGGACGAGACCTACAAGACCAAAATCAGTGTTGCACTGGCTGCCAATGAGCTTCCGGATGTATTCCAGCAGCATGCCGGGAAGTCCTACCGGACACCTGTACTGCAATCGAAAACGGTAGCCCCGCTGAACGATACCCTGGATTCCACAGGACTTGGCGCGAAATTTCTGGACAACCAGCTGGTGAAAGAAGAAGACGGCAATATCTATTCCGTTCCTTCCAATATCAGCACAACCCTGGTCTTCTACTATAACAAAAAGCTGATGAGCGATCTGGGCGCTACGCCTCCTGCAACCTGGGACGATCTTCAGGCGCTGGTATCCAAAGCCGATGATAAAGGGATCATCCCTATCGCCCTCGGCGGCAAGGAAAGATGGCAGGGTGATCTGCTGTACAACCTGCTTGTAGCACGTCAGGACGTTAACGTCTTCGACAATGCGATTAAAGGCGATGCGAAGTTTACAGATGCTCCATTTGTAGATGCGGCGAAGCAGGTAGCCACCTTGGTAAGCAGCAATGCCTTCCAGAAAGGCTTCCTCGGCTCGGCTTACCTGGATGCCCAGGAGCTGTTCAAGAATGATAAGGCGCTAATCTGGATTGACGGTAGCTTCAACTTCGGCGCGCTGTCGAAGGCCATGGGCGATAATCTCGGATATATCGCTTTCCCGAAGACTGGTGCAGAGGATGTCTACAGTGCAACGATCGGCTTCCAGAACTCGGCGGCACCTTACTCCTTGTTCGTGAACAACAGCTCCAAGCATCTCGACAAAGCCAAGGAATTCGCGATTAAGCTGTCCCTTAAGCTCAATGATGAGTTCGTACGTAAAGGCCTGCCGGGCTATGCGGCCAGCGAAGTGAAGTCGGAGTCGCAGAATGAGCAGCTCTCCGCTTATGCTACGGATATCAGCAAAACAGCCAAAACCCAGGCGATGTGGTTTGGCCTGCTGTCGGCAGATACAGGCCAGGAATACCGCGATATGACGCAGCAGCTCTATGGCGGCAATCTGACGCCTGAGGAATACACCGCCCAGCTGGAAACATTGCTTCGTTCGGCAGAGTAA
- a CDS encoding carbohydrate ABC transporter permease produces the protein MERALSDKKLIALFLVPGLTVFLIFYFVPILMTAYYSFQEWDGINPMAFVGLDNYTKMFTADKSFWKAVWNSVAFLLTGVFVQLPLSFGLALLVSRKMKGRKWFRNIYFFPVVMSTTMVSLLWVKIYDPNIGMLNTLLEAAHLGSWAQAWLGDTKTALLSVLIVTTWHYVGYNMLILFAGIQGISEQYYEAAKLDGAVGWKAVRYITLPLLSDVLRICVVLNVIYALKTFESVYVMTNGGPLHSTTMIALKMFQEAFLKQNFGYGSALAVFMVLECLIIAWVLNKVLTREKIEY, from the coding sequence ATGGAAAGAGCGCTCTCGGATAAGAAATTAATCGCTTTGTTTCTAGTGCCAGGTTTAACCGTATTTCTGATCTTCTATTTCGTGCCAATTCTCATGACGGCGTATTACAGCTTCCAGGAGTGGGACGGAATTAACCCTATGGCCTTCGTGGGCCTGGACAATTACACCAAGATGTTCACCGCAGATAAAAGCTTCTGGAAGGCGGTATGGAACAGTGTGGCCTTCCTGCTGACAGGCGTGTTCGTCCAGCTGCCGCTCTCGTTCGGCCTGGCCCTGCTGGTCTCCCGTAAAATGAAGGGACGCAAATGGTTCCGCAATATTTACTTTTTCCCGGTGGTGATGTCAACGACGATGGTCAGTCTGCTGTGGGTCAAAATCTACGATCCGAACATCGGGATGCTGAACACGCTGCTGGAAGCCGCTCACCTCGGCAGTTGGGCCCAGGCCTGGCTTGGAGATACCAAAACGGCACTCTTGTCAGTCCTGATCGTAACGACCTGGCATTATGTAGGCTATAACATGCTGATCCTGTTCGCTGGTATCCAGGGTATCTCAGAGCAGTACTATGAGGCCGCGAAGCTGGACGGTGCTGTCGGCTGGAAGGCCGTCCGTTATATCACGCTTCCGTTATTGTCTGATGTGCTGCGGATCTGTGTCGTGCTGAACGTGATTTATGCGCTTAAGACTTTTGAAAGTGTGTATGTTATGACGAATGGCGGACCGCTGCATTCCACGACCATGATTGCCCTGAAAATGTTCCAGGAAGCGTTCCTGAAGCAGAACTTCGGCTACGGCAGTGCGCTTGCCGTGTTCATGGTGCTGGAGTGTCTGATCATTGCCTGGGTACTCAATAAAGTGCTGACCCGTGAAAAAATTGAATATTAA
- a CDS encoding carbohydrate ABC transporter permease, producing the protein MLKTTKNTGIYLLMILIAVLQLFPLYWLVVSAFKDNSEIIGGVVWALPTEWRFSNFSEAWVSAKVNQYFFNSVSVTLITLFCVLLLASMMAYALTRMRFKYNGLILFILLMGVMVPIHATLIPLFMILKNLGLLSSRLSIILPYIAVNLPIGVYMLSAFLRSMPKELEEAAFIDGCGVVKSFFKVVLPLLKPPLASVAIFVFLAVWNELLMAATFIQKETLRTLPLGLMNFSGQYSISWGPLAAAMVISTLPILLAYVLFSDQMEKSFTAGAILK; encoded by the coding sequence ATGCTGAAGACTACGAAAAATACAGGCATCTATCTGCTGATGATCCTCATTGCCGTCCTCCAGTTGTTCCCGCTATACTGGCTTGTGGTAAGTGCGTTTAAGGATAATTCGGAGATTATCGGCGGAGTGGTCTGGGCGCTGCCCACGGAGTGGCGGTTTAGCAATTTCTCAGAGGCCTGGGTAAGCGCCAAGGTGAATCAATACTTTTTCAACAGTGTGTCAGTTACGCTGATTACCCTCTTCTGCGTGCTGCTGCTCGCTTCAATGATGGCTTACGCGCTGACACGGATGAGATTCAAATATAACGGACTGATTCTGTTCATTCTGCTCATGGGAGTCATGGTGCCGATTCACGCTACGCTGATTCCGCTGTTCATGATCCTGAAGAATCTCGGCCTTCTCAGCTCGCGGCTGTCGATTATCCTGCCGTACATCGCTGTGAATCTGCCGATTGGCGTCTATATGCTGTCTGCGTTCCTGCGGAGCATGCCGAAGGAGCTGGAGGAGGCTGCGTTCATCGACGGCTGCGGGGTAGTAAAGTCCTTCTTCAAGGTCGTGCTGCCGTTGCTGAAGCCGCCGCTGGCCTCGGTTGCCATCTTCGTGTTCCTCGCCGTATGGAATGAGCTGCTGATGGCGGCAACCTTCATCCAGAAGGAGACGCTGCGGACGCTGCCGCTCGGGCTGATGAACTTCAGCGGCCAATACAGCATTAGCTGGGGACCGCTGGCTGCAGCCATGGTGATCTCTACGCTGCCGATTCTGCTCGCTTATGTGCTGTTCAGCGACCAGATGGAGAAGAGCTTCACCGCAGGCGCAATTCTGAAATGA